A stretch of Desulfitobacterium dichloroeliminans LMG P-21439 DNA encodes these proteins:
- a CDS encoding TetR/AcrR family transcriptional regulator encodes MNTKMINRKETLVITAVTIIHEKGLQGLSTREVAQREGVSEAAIFKHYHTKNALIIAVLEHFSQFDEVLAVAACRKEITPRDKMLHIIQGILSYYENYPAITSVLESYGALIHETELREKVLAVFSDRTMVMKNIIDQAKKVGEVAPSIDSEMLVDIILGTFDRMILKWRTENYRFSLKENTLAAINYILASVAPVGQKLVESSRPSCEKSSID; translated from the coding sequence ATGAATACAAAAATGATCAACCGCAAAGAGACCTTAGTTATAACCGCGGTAACCATAATCCATGAGAAGGGCTTACAGGGTCTTTCTACACGGGAGGTTGCCCAGCGTGAGGGAGTTTCGGAGGCCGCGATTTTCAAACACTATCATACTAAAAATGCTTTAATTATAGCTGTGCTTGAACATTTTTCGCAGTTTGATGAGGTCCTGGCGGTGGCGGCTTGTCGCAAAGAAATTACTCCCAGAGACAAGATGCTGCATATTATTCAAGGGATTCTAAGTTATTATGAAAACTACCCGGCCATCACTTCGGTGCTGGAATCCTATGGTGCATTAATCCATGAAACAGAGCTTAGGGAAAAGGTATTGGCAGTTTTTTCCGATCGAACAATGGTTATGAAGAACATAATTGATCAAGCAAAGAAAGTGGGCGAGGTCGCCCCTAGCATAGACAGTGAGATGCTTGTCGATATCATCTTAGGTACATTTGATCGAATGATTTTGAAGTGGCGAACCGAAAACTATCGATTTTCCCTTAAAGAAAATACTCTAGCAGCAATTAACTACATCCTAGCTTCGGTGGCCCCTGTTGGTCAAAAGCTCGTCGAATCGTCTAGACCATCTTGTGAAAAAAGTAGTATAGATTGA
- a CDS encoding methyl-accepting chemotaxis protein, with amino-acid sequence MKSIRTRLVVYFTILVLISSMALGAVSVLTASDALTKEAEKTLGSLASEAAKLTESRLETQKIALEMIALRNDIVSMDWQVQQPILQRQVDRTSFLDIGVVQLDGSVNYSDGSTSNLGDREYVKKALNGESNVSDVIISKVTNSLVLMYAAPIEKDGQVVGALVGRRDGDALSLITDDTGYGENGYGYMINSQGTIVAHPDRDKVFSQFNPIEAVKEDQSMASVAALFEKLLADKQGVSDYSMDGEDLYAGYAPIPGSEWIFVITANEDEVLAAIPALRTSILIVGTIILLVSIGLVLIIGNSIAKPIVKVANHSEYIADLDVSQNVPEDLLKRKDEIGDLAKGFQVVTTSLREFISDVKASSEQVAAVSVQLTSATQQSSIVAEEVAKAVVEIARGATEQASNTEEGSTKAAHLGQAIENDMSHTKALNGAAQKVTVVVDEGLKEIEELSRISEESDGATQEIYTVIIKTNESSQKIEQASNVIASIADQTNLLALNAAIEAARAGEAGRGFSVVAEEIRKLAEQSSTSTKSIDSVVKELQHNTQDAVKTMERVSTISKQQAEKVISSKDKYRLIAEAMDGAIKAVEELNVSGAEMEKMKNEILLSLQNLSAIAEENSAATEEVTASMEEQTASIEEIAASAEGMSDLAKNLNTIITRFKV; translated from the coding sequence TTGAAAAGTATTCGCACACGATTGGTGGTCTATTTCACCATTTTAGTATTGATATCATCAATGGCCTTGGGCGCCGTCTCCGTGCTAACAGCCAGTGATGCACTTACGAAAGAAGCTGAAAAAACTCTCGGCTCACTTGCCAGCGAAGCGGCTAAACTAACGGAAAGCCGGTTGGAAACCCAAAAGATTGCTTTAGAAATGATTGCCTTAAGAAATGATATCGTAAGCATGGACTGGCAAGTCCAGCAGCCCATATTGCAAAGGCAAGTGGATAGAACAAGCTTTTTGGATATCGGTGTGGTGCAGTTGGATGGCTCAGTCAACTATTCAGATGGTTCAACCAGTAATTTAGGTGATCGGGAGTATGTTAAGAAAGCTTTAAATGGAGAATCGAATGTATCGGACGTAATCATCAGTAAAGTGACAAATTCCCTGGTCCTCATGTATGCTGCCCCAATCGAGAAAGATGGTCAAGTGGTAGGAGCTCTGGTGGGGCGCCGAGATGGCGACGCCTTAAGTCTGATCACCGATGACACGGGGTATGGGGAAAATGGCTATGGCTATATGATTAACAGTCAAGGGACTATTGTTGCCCATCCCGACAGAGATAAAGTGTTTAGTCAATTCAACCCCATCGAAGCAGTTAAGGAAGATCAGTCTATGGCATCTGTGGCCGCATTATTTGAAAAATTGCTGGCAGATAAGCAAGGGGTCAGTGATTATTCCATGGACGGGGAAGATTTGTATGCGGGTTATGCACCTATCCCAGGTAGCGAGTGGATCTTTGTCATAACCGCAAATGAAGACGAAGTTTTAGCAGCCATTCCCGCACTGCGCACGAGTATTTTAATCGTGGGAACGATTATTTTGCTCGTGAGCATCGGCCTAGTTCTTATCATAGGAAATTCTATCGCCAAGCCAATTGTTAAGGTTGCAAACCATTCCGAGTACATCGCTGATCTGGATGTTTCCCAAAATGTGCCTGAAGATTTGCTTAAACGGAAAGATGAAATTGGCGACTTAGCCAAAGGATTTCAAGTGGTTACAACAAGCCTTAGAGAGTTTATCAGCGATGTGAAAGCATCCTCTGAGCAAGTAGCCGCTGTCTCAGTGCAGTTGACTTCCGCGACCCAACAAAGCTCTATCGTCGCTGAAGAAGTAGCCAAGGCTGTTGTTGAAATCGCCAGAGGGGCCACGGAACAAGCCAGCAATACGGAAGAAGGCTCGACGAAAGCGGCACACCTTGGTCAAGCTATTGAGAATGACATGTCACATACTAAAGCCTTAAACGGCGCCGCTCAAAAAGTGACTGTTGTTGTCGATGAAGGCCTCAAGGAAATTGAAGAGTTGTCTCGAATTTCTGAAGAAAGTGATGGGGCTACTCAAGAAATCTACACTGTCATCATCAAAACGAATGAGAGTTCTCAGAAGATTGAGCAAGCTAGTAACGTCATCGCTTCTATAGCAGATCAGACCAATCTACTCGCTCTCAATGCAGCTATCGAAGCAGCCAGAGCAGGAGAAGCTGGAAGAGGATTTTCGGTAGTTGCTGAAGAGATTAGAAAGCTTGCCGAGCAATCCTCAACCTCGACCAAGTCCATCGATAGTGTAGTCAAGGAATTGCAGCATAACACCCAAGATGCTGTCAAGACTATGGAGAGAGTATCCACTATTTCGAAGCAACAAGCAGAGAAGGTTATTAGTAGTAAAGATAAGTATCGCTTGATTGCGGAAGCCATGGATGGAGCTATCAAGGCTGTGGAAGAGTTGAATGTATCTGGCGCTGAAATGGAAAAAATGAAAAATGAGATTCTTCTTTCCTTGCAGAATCTCTCGGCAATCGCTGAGGAAAATTCCGCTGCCACAGAGGAAGTTACGGCCTCCATGGAAGAACAGACAGCATCCATTGAAGAAATCGCTGCTTCGGCTGAAGGTATGTCCGATTTAGCTAAAAACCTAAATACGATTATTACGAGATTTAAAGTATAA
- a CDS encoding GGDEF domain-containing protein has protein sequence MDIIKNGLKKLFLAYPSLILALAGVGLWIFVYLIYWVLPLEQARWVWFFAVAVLIYNGIILGRFVETLAIKGYTDALTGLPNKGFMYLRLNIDIEKYARRQKEYSLAMIDIDRFKIINDTYGHLAGDKVIKEVANIISHSVRASDSVIRWGGEEFAVLIPETSEEGAASLVDRIRTVIEAHDFGPAVESHQVTISAGVVSFKNLQEVRRREKHLTNPTDLIVNFSDRALYQAKQTRNTVCCFNQGIIT, from the coding sequence ATGGATATAATTAAAAATGGCCTTAAGAAGCTGTTTTTAGCGTATCCAAGTTTAATCCTCGCACTTGCAGGCGTAGGCCTCTGGATTTTTGTCTATTTAATTTATTGGGTTTTGCCTCTGGAACAAGCGCGTTGGGTTTGGTTTTTCGCTGTAGCGGTCCTCATCTATAATGGAATCATATTAGGAAGATTCGTAGAGACCCTTGCGATTAAAGGCTATACAGATGCTCTAACAGGTCTGCCCAATAAAGGCTTCATGTATCTACGCCTTAATATTGATATTGAAAAGTACGCTCGCAGACAAAAAGAATATTCATTAGCCATGATTGATATTGATCGTTTTAAGATAATTAATGACACCTATGGACATCTCGCCGGTGATAAAGTCATCAAAGAAGTAGCCAACATAATAAGTCACAGCGTGAGAGCCAGCGACTCAGTGATTCGCTGGGGTGGTGAGGAGTTTGCAGTATTAATACCGGAGACTAGTGAAGAAGGGGCTGCCAGTCTAGTCGATCGAATCCGCACAGTGATCGAAGCTCATGATTTTGGCCCTGCCGTGGAATCTCACCAAGTGACGATTAGTGCGGGAGTGGTTTCTTTTAAAAACCTTCAAGAAGTCAGACGAAGAGAGAAACATCTTACGAATCCAACAGATCTCATTGTCAATTTTTCGGACAGGGCCTTGTACCAGGCCAAGCAAACACGTAATACGGTCTGTTGTTTTAACCAAGGGATTATAACTTAA
- a CDS encoding amino acid ABC transporter ATP-binding protein produces the protein MKMISALNIEKKFDKLEVLKGVTLEVHKGEVVAIIGPSGSGKSTFLRCLNRLENIDGGSIVIEGDELVTTTSDGKVMYAEETQARMICRKMGMVFQQFNLFPHLTVLDNVIEAPITVKGVKKEEIVPEAEELLYKVGLQDKLNSYPSRLSGGQKQRVAIARALAMKPDIMLFDEPTSALDPELTGEVLKAMRQLAEEHMTMIVVTHEMGFAREVANRVIFMDNGEIIEQGDPEEVFGNPQHMRTQAFLNHMSSK, from the coding sequence ATGAAAATGATTAGTGCCTTAAATATCGAAAAGAAGTTCGATAAGTTGGAAGTTCTGAAGGGTGTCACTCTGGAAGTGCATAAAGGCGAAGTGGTCGCTATTATCGGTCCCTCTGGTTCGGGGAAAAGCACCTTCCTTCGCTGTCTCAATCGGCTAGAAAACATTGATGGCGGAAGCATTGTCATTGAAGGCGATGAATTAGTGACCACAACTTCTGATGGGAAAGTAATGTACGCCGAAGAAACACAGGCACGCATGATCTGTCGTAAGATGGGGATGGTCTTTCAACAGTTTAATCTGTTCCCGCATCTGACCGTTCTCGATAATGTCATCGAAGCACCCATAACCGTGAAAGGGGTCAAGAAGGAAGAGATTGTCCCGGAAGCTGAGGAACTGCTGTATAAGGTAGGCTTGCAAGATAAGCTGAACAGCTATCCGTCACGACTGTCCGGGGGCCAAAAGCAACGTGTAGCTATTGCCCGTGCCTTAGCCATGAAGCCTGATATCATGCTCTTTGACGAACCCACCTCTGCTCTGGATCCTGAATTAACCGGCGAAGTGCTGAAAGCTATGCGACAGCTTGCAGAAGAGCATATGACCATGATTGTAGTGACCCATGAAATGGGCTTTGCTCGTGAAGTGGCAAATCGCGTTATATTTATGGACAATGGTGAGATTATCGAGCAAGGTGATCCGGAAGAGGTGTTTGGCAATCCTCAACACATGCGTACCCAAGCCTTTTTGAATCATATGAGTTCAAAGTGA
- a CDS encoding amino acid ABC transporter permease has protein sequence MDYILQILGPMLDGTVVTLQIFFVTIIMSLPLGLMLALGRISRFKLLNSGISIYIWIFRGTPLMLQLLFVYFGLPFIPVVGEVLVLTDFQAAILAFVLNYAAYFAEIFRAGIQSIDRGQYEGAKALGMTYSQLMRRIVLPQVIKRVLPPLSNETITLVKDTSLIYVLAMNDLLRTTKALVQRDFTMTPFIVAGIFYLIMTLVLTYGFQKLEKRYAIYDD, from the coding sequence ATGGACTATATTCTACAGATTCTCGGCCCCATGCTTGACGGCACGGTGGTCACCTTGCAAATATTTTTTGTGACCATTATAATGTCCTTGCCCTTAGGATTGATGCTGGCTTTAGGACGTATTTCTCGTTTTAAGCTACTGAACTCAGGAATCAGTATATATATATGGATTTTCCGCGGCACCCCTTTGATGCTTCAGCTCTTATTTGTCTATTTTGGTTTGCCTTTTATTCCTGTGGTCGGGGAAGTACTCGTTCTCACCGATTTTCAAGCGGCTATCTTGGCTTTTGTCTTGAATTATGCAGCCTACTTTGCGGAGATCTTCCGGGCGGGCATTCAGTCCATCGACCGGGGTCAATATGAAGGGGCTAAAGCTTTAGGCATGACCTATAGTCAGCTCATGCGCCGTATTGTTCTTCCTCAAGTGATTAAACGGGTCTTGCCACCTCTAAGCAATGAGACTATTACCCTTGTCAAAGATACCTCATTGATTTATGTCTTAGCCATGAATGATTTGCTACGCACCACGAAGGCTTTAGTGCAGCGGGATTTTACTATGACCCCCTTCATCGTTGCCGGGATATTCTACTTAATTATGACTTTGGTTTTGACTTATGGCTTTCAAAAGCTGGAGAAGCGTTATGCGATCTACGATGATTAG
- a CDS encoding amino acid ABC transporter substrate-binding protein, whose product MKKLIALAMTVVMSGLVLVGCGSASTGTPNGEKAATPQKIVVGLDDTFAPMGFRDDKGELVGFDVEMAKEAASRLDMEVEFKPIDWNSKEVELNSKKIDMIWNGLTITEDRKKNILFTQPYMANHQIIVVLPDSDIKTKADLSGKVIGTQEGSSSLDAINSEPEVAKTFKEIRTYADYVAALNELKIGRVDAVVADEVVSRYYMSKKPGEYAVIEDNFGEEEYGVGLRKDDTELLGKLQGALDAMKAEGVSAEIAKKWFGEDIIK is encoded by the coding sequence ATGAAGAAGTTAATTGCCTTGGCAATGACTGTCGTTATGTCAGGATTAGTATTAGTCGGTTGTGGTAGCGCTAGCACCGGAACCCCAAATGGAGAAAAGGCAGCAACCCCACAAAAGATCGTGGTCGGTTTGGATGATACCTTTGCCCCCATGGGCTTTCGCGATGATAAGGGCGAATTAGTCGGCTTTGATGTCGAGATGGCAAAAGAAGCTGCTTCCCGCTTGGATATGGAAGTAGAATTCAAGCCCATTGATTGGAATAGTAAAGAAGTTGAACTCAACAGCAAAAAGATCGATATGATCTGGAACGGTTTAACCATCACCGAGGATAGAAAGAAAAACATCCTCTTTACACAACCTTACATGGCCAATCATCAAATCATCGTCGTTCTCCCCGATTCGGATATTAAAACCAAAGCAGACCTCAGCGGTAAAGTGATCGGGACCCAAGAAGGTAGCTCCAGTCTCGATGCTATCAATTCAGAGCCTGAAGTGGCTAAGACCTTTAAGGAAATCAGAACCTATGCCGATTATGTGGCGGCTCTTAATGAATTAAAAATTGGCCGGGTCGATGCCGTGGTGGCTGATGAAGTCGTATCTCGCTATTACATGAGCAAAAAACCGGGCGAATATGCGGTTATTGAAGATAACTTCGGCGAAGAAGAATATGGTGTTGGACTCCGCAAAGACGATACCGAACTCTTAGGCAAGCTACAAGGCGCCTTAGATGCTATGAAGGCCGAAGGAGTATCTGCTGAAATCGCTAAGAAGTGGTTTGGTGAAGATATCATTAAGTAA
- a CDS encoding ABC transporter ATP-binding protein: MLKLKEVSKTFGIGSSNEKRALDQVNLVLQPGEFVTVIGGNGAGKSTLFNCISGMYEIEEGRILLDDLDITYFPEYKRSQSIGRVFQDPLKGTAFDMTIEQNLAIALAKGQPISLRPGITKKELDFLRERIALLDLGLENRMKHKVGLLSGGQRQALTLLMATLVKPKILLLDEHTAALDPAIAKKVMSITRQIVDEEKLCTLMITHNMKASLEFGTRTIMMHEGRIIMDIQGQERKQMTVDRLIEQFESRSGTALDNDRMLLG, from the coding sequence ATGCTCAAGCTAAAAGAAGTCAGCAAAACCTTCGGTATCGGCAGTAGCAACGAAAAGCGGGCACTGGATCAGGTGAATCTTGTCCTGCAGCCGGGTGAATTTGTGACGGTCATTGGTGGGAATGGAGCAGGGAAATCCACCCTCTTTAACTGCATCTCAGGCATGTATGAAATAGAAGAAGGGCGGATTCTCCTTGACGACCTAGATATCACCTACTTCCCTGAATACAAGCGTTCCCAATCTATAGGCAGGGTATTTCAAGACCCCCTCAAAGGGACGGCCTTTGATATGACCATTGAACAAAATCTGGCGATTGCCTTAGCCAAAGGTCAACCCATCAGCCTCCGCCCCGGCATCACGAAAAAAGAGCTGGATTTCCTCAGAGAACGGATTGCACTCTTAGATCTAGGTCTAGAGAACCGCATGAAACACAAGGTAGGGCTCTTGTCCGGAGGACAGCGCCAAGCCTTGACACTGCTTATGGCCACCTTAGTAAAGCCCAAAATTCTTCTCCTCGACGAGCATACGGCAGCACTTGACCCGGCCATCGCCAAGAAGGTCATGAGTATAACCCGGCAAATAGTTGATGAAGAAAAGCTATGTACCCTGATGATCACCCACAACATGAAGGCATCTTTAGAGTTCGGTACACGAACCATCATGATGCATGAAGGAAGAATTATCATGGATATTCAAGGTCAGGAACGAAAACAAATGACAGTGGATCGCCTCATCGAGCAGTTCGAATCCCGCAGCGGCACCGCCCTAGACAACGATCGTATGCTGCTCGGGTAG
- a CDS encoding ABC transporter permease, protein MNFAFQGSIELGIIYAIMALGVFISFRTLNMPDMSVDGSFVTGAAISVVMSMSGHPFLGVLLSFVVGCGTGCIAAFLHTKLKIQALLAGILAMLALYSLNLKIMSGRANIALMNKATVFSEFEKLVGGDYSRLIFATITVAFCLVVLFLFLNTRLGFLVRATGDNDQMVRALGVNTDLTIFVGLAIANGFVAVSGAMIAQYQSFVDVAMGVGMVVIGLASVIIGEVVFGAKSLMRRLIAVILGSILYRLIIAIAFELGMPATDLKLVSAVIVALAMSTPILKKQFATMKRRHFPQQGTKKRLQ, encoded by the coding sequence ATGAATTTCGCCTTTCAAGGCTCTATCGAACTCGGAATTATATATGCAATCATGGCCCTAGGCGTATTCATATCCTTCCGCACCCTGAATATGCCGGATATGTCGGTTGACGGAAGCTTTGTTACCGGCGCTGCGATTTCTGTCGTCATGAGTATGAGTGGCCATCCTTTTTTAGGAGTGCTTCTATCCTTCGTTGTCGGCTGCGGAACCGGCTGTATCGCCGCCTTTCTCCATACGAAATTGAAGATACAGGCTCTTTTGGCGGGGATTCTCGCCATGCTTGCGCTGTATTCCCTTAACCTGAAAATAATGAGCGGACGGGCCAATATTGCTCTTATGAATAAAGCCACCGTGTTCAGCGAATTCGAAAAGCTGGTGGGTGGAGACTATAGTCGACTCATTTTTGCTACTATTACTGTGGCCTTTTGTCTTGTCGTCCTCTTCCTATTCTTGAATACCCGCTTGGGGTTTCTGGTGCGGGCAACAGGAGATAATGACCAGATGGTGAGAGCACTCGGGGTAAACACCGACCTGACCATTTTTGTTGGCCTTGCGATAGCCAATGGTTTTGTGGCTGTTTCGGGAGCCATGATTGCTCAGTATCAATCCTTTGTCGATGTAGCTATGGGCGTTGGTATGGTGGTCATCGGGCTGGCTTCGGTTATCATCGGGGAAGTTGTTTTTGGGGCAAAATCCTTAATGCGGCGGTTGATCGCTGTGATATTAGGGTCGATACTCTATCGTTTAATTATTGCCATTGCCTTCGAGTTGGGCATGCCGGCCACCGATCTAAAGCTCGTCTCTGCTGTAATTGTTGCCTTAGCTATGTCCACTCCCATCCTTAAAAAGCAATTTGCCACCATGAAAAGAAGACACTTTCCCCAGCAAGGTACCAAAAAGAGGTTGCAGTGA
- a CDS encoding ABC transporter substrate-binding protein — translation MKKKFAGILSGVLALSLFVTGCGSSNTDQGKSANEGKKKIGIVQIVEHPSLNTIREATIAELAAQGFKDGENITIDYQNAQGDQTNLKTIAQKFVANKYDLIIAIATPSAQAVVNETKDIPIVFSAATDPVGSGLVSSMEKPGANVTGTSDRVSAEKIMELAAQITPGIKTVGALYNTSETNSVSVIENLREYAAQKNIKVEVATVTNSSEVLQAVNALTGDVDAIFIPIDNAVASAMAAVAQAANKAKIPVYVGADSMVKDGGLATYGINYTILGQETAKMASEILNGKNPGDIPVKSMTDMDIYLNQNTADAIGVTFSTDVINKAAEVFK, via the coding sequence ATGAAAAAGAAATTTGCGGGAATCTTAAGTGGAGTATTAGCACTATCCTTATTCGTCACGGGTTGTGGCTCAAGTAACACGGATCAAGGGAAATCAGCCAATGAAGGCAAGAAAAAGATCGGGATTGTTCAAATCGTCGAACATCCCTCTCTGAATACTATTCGTGAAGCAACGATTGCCGAATTAGCTGCCCAAGGCTTTAAAGATGGCGAAAATATCACCATCGACTATCAAAATGCCCAAGGTGATCAAACCAATCTCAAAACGATTGCCCAAAAGTTTGTTGCCAATAAATACGACCTGATTATTGCAATTGCCACCCCATCGGCTCAAGCGGTAGTCAATGAAACTAAAGATATTCCTATTGTTTTCTCAGCGGCCACAGACCCCGTCGGGTCAGGACTTGTCAGCTCAATGGAAAAACCCGGTGCTAACGTCACAGGCACCTCTGACCGAGTATCCGCCGAAAAGATCATGGAACTAGCTGCGCAAATTACCCCAGGGATAAAAACCGTCGGCGCCCTCTACAATACCAGTGAGACCAACTCCGTGTCCGTTATCGAAAACCTCAGGGAGTATGCGGCTCAGAAGAACATCAAAGTTGAAGTAGCTACGGTTACCAATAGCTCTGAGGTACTACAAGCAGTTAACGCCCTCACCGGAGATGTAGATGCTATCTTCATCCCCATCGATAATGCTGTCGCCAGTGCCATGGCTGCTGTGGCCCAAGCTGCTAATAAAGCAAAAATTCCCGTCTACGTGGGAGCCGATTCCATGGTCAAAGACGGCGGCCTAGCAACCTATGGCATCAACTACACCATCCTCGGTCAAGAAACGGCAAAAATGGCCTCCGAAATCCTCAACGGCAAAAACCCCGGCGATATCCCCGTAAAATCCATGACCGATATGGATATCTATCTTAACCAAAATACAGCAGACGCCATCGGCGTCACCTTCTCCACTGATGTCATCAATAAAGCCGCAGAAGTATTTAAGTAA
- a CDS encoding ISLre2 family transposase yields MNSLTKEKITFKDIEKDFYKIGCEVAKLLLQNFLEEMDAELAESRDKAVLRHRGKKSTSIKTLMGEVPVDRAIYRKAKDDGSQEYVYLLDEALGMETIGFMSPNLVEKILEYSCEMSYREVAQAVSTLTNQTISHQGVWNIVQAVGEKQIEAEKVRVDSFKKNELSGSKEVPILFEEADGLWLSMQGKSREKGSSRGRKELKISVTYEGWKPRYPSSKEYETVGKMAFAGYMKAEEMKELRDATLSQNYNVDEIVYRVLNGDGASWIRRDHDQETDKFQLDPFHLAQAVTRNVSDKKARRTLLKWLKKGEFEKVFEKLEELKYESGGVTKEVEKLSRLESYIRNNIDGIVPYKDREDITLPKAPEGLEYRNLGTMERQVRVFASRMKGAKSWSEQGATHLSKIIALKMGEGFKEKIAALVSGKLPDRFAERFVETITNSKSGLKKAVKKSIYTLHRGELPYTNCSVTNGRKVIRNMFNLKTFSEMIYR; encoded by the coding sequence ATGAATAGTTTAACCAAAGAAAAGATAACATTCAAGGATATTGAGAAAGATTTTTATAAAATAGGTTGTGAGGTTGCCAAACTGCTCCTCCAAAATTTTCTGGAAGAAATGGATGCCGAGCTTGCAGAGAGCAGGGATAAAGCAGTTCTAAGGCATAGAGGTAAAAAGTCAACCTCAATAAAGACCCTGATGGGAGAAGTGCCAGTCGATCGAGCAATATATAGGAAAGCCAAAGACGATGGCAGTCAGGAGTATGTTTATCTTTTGGATGAAGCTTTGGGAATGGAAACAATAGGATTTATGTCTCCCAATCTCGTAGAGAAAATCCTGGAATACAGTTGTGAAATGTCCTACCGAGAGGTAGCACAAGCAGTTTCAACCTTAACGAATCAAACCATAAGTCACCAGGGAGTTTGGAACATCGTTCAAGCCGTGGGAGAAAAACAAATTGAAGCAGAAAAGGTACGGGTGGACTCCTTTAAGAAAAACGAATTAAGCGGGAGCAAAGAAGTTCCCATTCTCTTTGAGGAAGCAGATGGCTTGTGGTTATCCATGCAAGGAAAGAGCAGAGAAAAGGGAAGTTCCAGAGGGAGAAAAGAGCTTAAGATCAGCGTCACATATGAAGGCTGGAAGCCAAGATATCCATCATCCAAAGAGTATGAAACCGTGGGTAAAATGGCTTTTGCAGGTTACATGAAAGCTGAAGAGATGAAAGAACTAAGAGATGCGACACTATCTCAGAATTACAATGTCGATGAAATTGTTTATCGGGTCCTAAATGGAGATGGAGCATCTTGGATAAGACGAGATCATGACCAAGAAACGGATAAATTTCAACTCGACCCCTTTCATCTTGCCCAAGCAGTCACCCGAAATGTATCGGACAAAAAGGCCAGAAGAACCCTCCTTAAATGGCTTAAGAAAGGAGAATTTGAAAAGGTATTCGAGAAGCTTGAAGAGCTCAAATATGAAAGCGGCGGAGTAACTAAAGAGGTAGAAAAACTGAGTAGACTAGAAAGCTACATAAGAAATAATATTGACGGGATAGTACCCTATAAGGACAGAGAAGATATTACGTTACCCAAAGCCCCTGAGGGCTTAGAATACAGGAATTTAGGCACGATGGAAAGGCAAGTGAGGGTCTTCGCTTCCCGCATGAAAGGAGCAAAAAGCTGGAGCGAACAAGGAGCAACCCATCTCTCCAAAATAATCGCTTTAAAAATGGGAGAAGGCTTCAAGGAAAAGATAGCAGCCCTAGTGTCAGGAAAGCTCCCGGACCGGTTCGCTGAGCGCTTTGTAGAAACAATAACGAATAGCAAAAGCGGACTGAAGAAGGCTGTTAAGAAGTCAATATACACGCTACATAGAGGAGAACTGCCCTACACAAACTGTTCAGTAACAAACGGAAGAAAAGTCATTCGCAATATGTTCAATCTCAAAACATTTAGCGAGATGATCTACCGGTAA
- a CDS encoding GGDEF domain-containing protein, translating to MEVKGSSIAMIIVDVDLFKRVNDCYGHLAGDYVLQKFAECLGTMVRPYDFIGRYGGEEFAICLPGTDIEQATVVAERMRENVAALEVEYMNYRIRVTGSFGVTVYDQESPEDVDILIERADSAMYVAKSHKNTVYQCVS from the coding sequence ATGGAGGTCAAGGGAAGCAGCATTGCCATGATTATCGTAGATGTTGATCTCTTTAAGAGAGTGAACGATTGCTATGGACATCTCGCAGGAGACTATGTTCTACAGAAATTTGCCGAGTGTTTAGGAACTATGGTCAGACCCTATGATTTCATTGGTCGCTATGGCGGAGAAGAATTCGCTATTTGCTTACCTGGTACCGATATTGAACAGGCTACAGTTGTAGCAGAACGGATGAGAGAGAATGTCGCAGCCCTCGAGGTAGAATATATGAATTATCGGATTCGAGTCACGGGTAGCTTTGGGGTAACGGTTTACGATCAGGAATCCCCTGAAGACGTAGATATATTGATTGAGAGGGCAGACTCTGCTATGTATGTAGCCAAGAGTCATAAAAATACCGTCTATCAGTGTGTTTCCTAG